Proteins encoded by one window of Streptomyces sp. LX-29:
- a CDS encoding FAD binding domain-containing protein has product MDLNTITEVVRRPSAQPGADWREGDAWLAGGTWLFSVEQPDLRRLIDLTALRWDPLVPSDTGLEIAATCTIRDLYAFAPRDDWIAGTLFATSCEAFLSSFKVWNSATVGGNICMSLPAGPMITLTVALEARYGLMAPDGSARTVDALDFVTGDRQNVLSPGEILRRVDIPAHALRKRTAHRRFSLTRLGRSTVFLIGTQTPGTSDLLLTVTAGTTRPVRMAFDTMPDARTLQQSIDVIPADTWFADPNGTPDHRRHLTKHFAEEIRRELMAGSPA; this is encoded by the coding sequence ATGGACCTCAACACCATCACCGAAGTCGTCCGGCGGCCGTCCGCTCAGCCGGGCGCGGACTGGCGCGAGGGCGACGCCTGGCTCGCGGGCGGGACGTGGCTGTTCTCCGTGGAGCAGCCCGATCTGCGCCGTCTGATCGACCTGACAGCGCTGCGTTGGGATCCCCTCGTCCCGAGCGACACGGGCCTCGAGATCGCCGCGACGTGCACCATCCGCGATCTGTACGCCTTCGCTCCGCGCGACGACTGGATCGCGGGCACCCTTTTCGCGACGAGTTGCGAGGCGTTCCTGTCCTCGTTCAAGGTCTGGAACTCGGCGACCGTCGGCGGAAACATCTGTATGTCCCTGCCCGCCGGTCCCATGATCACGCTGACGGTCGCGCTGGAGGCACGGTACGGGTTGATGGCTCCCGACGGGTCCGCGCGCACCGTCGACGCCCTCGACTTCGTGACCGGCGACCGTCAGAACGTCCTCTCGCCCGGGGAGATCCTGCGACGCGTCGACATTCCGGCGCACGCCCTGCGGAAACGCACCGCGCACCGTCGTTTCTCGCTGACCCGACTCGGTCGTTCGACGGTTTTCCTCATCGGGACCCAGACGCCGGGAACGAGCGACCTGCTGCTCACCGTCACAGCCGGCACCACGCGCCCCGTACGGATGGCCTTCGACACCATGCCCGACGCCCGGACCCTGCAGCAGAGCATCGACGTCATTCCGGCCGACACCTGGTTCGCCGATCCCAACGGGACCCCCGACCACCGTCGCCACCTGACGAAGCACTTCGCCGAGGAGATCCGTCGCGAACTCATGGCCGGGAGTCCGGCATGA
- a CDS encoding AfsR/SARP family transcriptional regulator codes for MEFHVLGPLRVSGGGGTLALGGPRQRAVLAALILRANETVTPHYLAKAVWDTEPASPRTNLRTYVSGLRKSFGEAEAGRLVTRADGYLLRTDQAELDFQQFNRLAADGEEALRQGEPERAAELLRRALDLWRGEPLEGLATGPLLRAESERLAERHLVAVAQHARALIRLQRHTAVISDLTALVRQHPLREELLGLLMLALYRGGRIPEALQAFQDGRRELIDRLGTEPGAELQQLHQRLLTATTASGVPEPGIGSPAEHRPAPRRAHPAVPRQLPLTPRLFTGRCGESAVLTQGLAALGDAVVISVIAGSGGIGKTWLALHWAHRHTDRFPDGQLYVDLRGFDSDAEPTSPESALRGFLDALGVEPDAVPAGLEAQAALYRSLTAGKRMLVLLDSARDTEQVLPLLPGGSSCMVLITSRHQLGGLVTTHGALPLVLDPLGEAEAHALLARHLGQERLYAEPGTAGELLSHCGGSPLALGIVAARAAAHPARPLTGLARELRNHATRLDALDAGEARASIRTVLAGSLRSLKPETAWLFTLLGLVPGPDISLSAAAGLFGLPTTRARLFLRELEDVHLIRQYHPGRYTLHNLVRLYAAERADDQPAWECAAALRRLLDFYAQTASTGARLLDPRHSRATVPRPAAGGEPTAPDSASEALAWFHTERRCLLAAQHTAVERGWDIVARQLAWAMDVLRSRGQTWDTRHTVTAISSPAAASLSLCPPAPARAATPRTPAHSPPPWPGTGRSPW; via the coding sequence ATGGAGTTCCACGTTCTGGGACCGCTACGCGTCAGTGGGGGCGGCGGCACGCTCGCCCTGGGCGGGCCGCGGCAGCGCGCTGTACTGGCCGCTTTGATCCTGCGCGCGAATGAGACAGTGACACCGCACTATTTGGCCAAGGCGGTATGGGACACGGAACCCGCGAGCCCCAGAACCAATCTTCGTACTTATGTATCGGGTTTGCGAAAGAGCTTCGGAGAGGCCGAGGCGGGCCGCCTCGTCACCCGGGCCGACGGCTATCTGTTGCGCACGGACCAAGCGGAACTCGACTTTCAACAATTCAACCGTTTAGCGGCCGACGGGGAAGAGGCCCTGCGCCAGGGTGAGCCGGAGCGCGCGGCGGAGCTGCTCCGGCGAGCGCTCGACCTCTGGCGCGGCGAACCGCTGGAGGGGCTGGCGACCGGACCGCTGCTGCGCGCCGAGTCCGAACGGCTCGCGGAGCGCCACCTGGTCGCCGTCGCACAGCACGCCCGGGCCCTCATCCGACTCCAGCGCCACACCGCGGTGATCTCCGACCTGACGGCCCTGGTGCGGCAGCACCCGCTGCGGGAGGAGCTGCTCGGCCTGCTCATGCTCGCGCTCTACCGCGGCGGCCGGATCCCCGAAGCCCTCCAGGCGTTCCAGGACGGCCGCCGGGAGCTGATCGACCGGCTCGGCACCGAGCCCGGGGCCGAACTCCAACAGCTCCATCAGCGCCTGCTCACCGCCACCACCGCGAGCGGCGTCCCGGAGCCGGGGATCGGCTCCCCGGCCGAGCACCGCCCGGCGCCGCGCCGCGCCCACCCCGCCGTGCCCCGCCAACTGCCCCTGACGCCACGGCTGTTCACCGGTCGGTGCGGGGAGTCGGCCGTGCTGACCCAGGGCCTGGCCGCACTCGGCGACGCCGTGGTGATCTCGGTGATCGCCGGATCCGGCGGCATCGGCAAGACCTGGCTGGCGCTGCACTGGGCGCACCGGCACACGGACCGGTTCCCGGACGGCCAGCTCTACGTCGACCTCCGGGGCTTCGACAGCGACGCCGAACCGACCTCGCCGGAGAGCGCCCTGCGCGGCTTCCTCGACGCGCTGGGCGTCGAGCCGGACGCGGTCCCCGCCGGCCTGGAGGCCCAGGCGGCGCTGTACCGCAGCCTCACCGCCGGCAAACGGATGCTCGTGCTGCTCGACAGCGCCCGCGACACGGAGCAGGTCCTGCCGCTGCTGCCGGGCGGATCCAGCTGCATGGTGCTGATCACCAGCCGCCACCAGCTGGGCGGTCTGGTCACCACGCACGGCGCGCTCCCCCTGGTCCTCGACCCCCTCGGAGAGGCGGAGGCCCACGCCCTGCTCGCCCGGCACCTCGGACAGGAGCGCCTGTACGCCGAGCCCGGAACGGCCGGCGAACTCCTCAGCCACTGCGGGGGCTCACCCCTCGCCCTGGGCATCGTCGCGGCCCGCGCCGCGGCCCATCCCGCCCGGCCCCTGACCGGACTGGCCCGGGAACTGCGCAACCACGCGACCCGGCTCGACGCCCTGGACGCGGGGGAGGCACGCGCGAGCATCAGGACCGTGCTGGCCGGCTCGTTGCGCTCGCTCAAACCCGAGACGGCCTGGCTGTTCACCCTGCTGGGGCTGGTGCCCGGCCCGGACATCAGCCTGTCCGCGGCGGCCGGGCTCTTCGGGCTGCCCACCACGCGGGCCCGGCTGTTCCTGCGCGAGCTGGAGGACGTGCATCTGATCCGGCAGTACCACCCCGGCCGCTACACCCTGCACAATCTCGTCCGCCTCTACGCCGCCGAGCGCGCCGACGACCAGCCGGCGTGGGAGTGCGCGGCCGCCCTGCGTCGCCTGCTGGACTTCTACGCGCAGACCGCGTCCACCGGCGCCCGGCTGCTGGATCCGCGGCACTCCCGTGCCACCGTGCCCCGGCCGGCCGCCGGCGGTGAACCGACCGCGCCGGACAGCGCGTCCGAGGCGCTGGCCTGGTTCCACACCGAACGCCGCTGCCTGCTCGCGGCCCAGCACACGGCCGTGGAACGGGGCTGGGACATCGTGGCCCGGCAGCTGGCCTGGGCGATGGACGTGCTCCGCTCCCGCGGCCAGACGTGGGACACCCGCCACACCGTGACGGCGATCTCCTCCCCGGCCGCAGCCTCGCTCAGCCTCTGCCCCCCGGCGCCGGCCAGGGCGGCCACGCCCCGCACGCCGGCACACAGCCCGCCTCCGTGGCCCGGAACCGGTCGGAGCCCCTGGTGA
- a CDS encoding molybdopterin-dependent oxidoreductase has translation MTYRVNGRSFDEEPDPGQCLRTFLRSLGHYGVKKGCDAGDCGACTVWLDGSPIHSCITPAFRADGREVTTIEGLGSPGNLHPMQRQFRDAPGFQCGFCTAGMIMTSATFTAAQKKDLPRALKGNLCRCTGYRGIEDAVKGVAGVEPAAPGKAVGTSVGAPAANDVVTGRAEFTMDTPVEGMLHLKVVHSPHAHARIVSIDKTAALAVPGVRRVYTWEDVPRKRFTTAIHTDHLVDPDDTFILDDTVRFVGQRVAAVLADTVGAAEEGCRRLVVEYEVMPAVFDPEEAMTEGAPQIHGSHDPFVRDPVRNILFEIHARVGDVDAGFAEADVVHEGTYFSPRVQHAHLETHGSIAWMEDGRLNVRTSSQSPSIAKVKLSYLFALRPDQLRVFCARVGGGFGGKQEVISEDLVALATLDTGRPVCFEYTREEEFTTASPRHPMALTVKLGAKADGTLTALQVRNVSNTGAYGNHGGETLYAGGAAVMIYRCPNKRYDAYSVYTNTVPSGALRGYGMTQPAFAVESAMDELARAAHIDPLDLRRRNIVRPGDPLVAMGDGPDDVMFTEHGLARCIDLVEGAMAGTAGEPSPGPGWLVGTGFASSLHETAPPTEHLSEAWVTLGDDLVYEVAVGTAEFGEGTSTAHVQIAATQLGTTPSRIRLVQSDTDRTGFDTGAFASAGLFVAGNAVLRAANAVRDRILEFAAAHTGVHLVMCSLDDEGVVCGDQRVSLAEVVALARARGIRFTAARKAYGSPRSVTFNTHGFRVAVHPVTGEIRVLYSVHATDAGVIVNPAQVRGQVEGGVAQGLGFALTENYQVDADGVMVNPNLRNYRIPTYADVPRTDVLAVDSADSYGPLRSKGMAECCINPVAPALANALHDATGVRYRALPLTPERIYRRLTERQSASRP, from the coding sequence ATGACGTACCGCGTGAACGGCAGGAGCTTCGACGAGGAACCGGACCCCGGACAGTGTCTGCGCACCTTCCTTCGCTCCCTCGGCCACTACGGCGTCAAGAAGGGGTGCGACGCGGGCGATTGCGGCGCCTGCACCGTGTGGTTGGACGGCAGTCCGATACACAGCTGCATCACCCCCGCGTTCCGTGCGGACGGTCGCGAGGTGACGACGATCGAGGGGCTCGGATCGCCCGGCAACCTGCATCCGATGCAGCGACAGTTCCGTGACGCCCCGGGGTTCCAGTGCGGTTTCTGCACCGCTGGAATGATCATGACGTCGGCGACGTTCACCGCGGCGCAGAAGAAGGACCTGCCGCGGGCCTTGAAGGGCAACCTCTGCCGCTGCACCGGCTATCGGGGGATCGAGGACGCCGTGAAGGGCGTCGCCGGGGTGGAGCCGGCCGCGCCGGGAAAGGCCGTCGGGACGAGCGTCGGCGCTCCGGCGGCCAACGACGTGGTCACCGGCCGCGCCGAGTTCACGATGGACACCCCTGTCGAAGGGATGCTGCACCTCAAGGTGGTGCACTCACCCCACGCGCACGCCCGGATCGTCTCGATCGACAAGACCGCCGCGCTCGCGGTCCCCGGCGTGCGTCGCGTCTACACCTGGGAAGACGTGCCCCGCAAGCGTTTCACCACGGCGATCCACACCGATCACCTCGTCGATCCGGACGACACCTTCATCCTCGACGACACGGTCCGCTTCGTCGGCCAACGCGTCGCGGCGGTGCTGGCCGACACGGTGGGGGCGGCGGAGGAGGGCTGTCGAAGGCTCGTCGTCGAATACGAGGTCATGCCGGCCGTGTTCGACCCCGAAGAGGCGATGACCGAGGGGGCGCCACAGATCCACGGCTCGCACGACCCCTTCGTACGCGACCCCGTCCGCAACATCCTGTTCGAGATCCATGCGCGCGTCGGCGACGTCGACGCGGGGTTCGCCGAAGCCGACGTGGTCCACGAAGGCACATACTTCTCGCCGCGCGTGCAACACGCGCATCTGGAGACCCATGGCTCGATCGCCTGGATGGAGGACGGTCGCCTGAACGTCCGCACCAGTTCGCAGTCGCCGTCGATCGCGAAGGTCAAACTCTCCTATCTGTTCGCGCTGCGCCCGGACCAGCTGCGCGTGTTCTGCGCACGCGTCGGCGGCGGCTTCGGCGGCAAACAGGAGGTGATCTCGGAGGATCTGGTCGCGCTCGCCACCCTGGACACCGGGCGCCCCGTCTGCTTCGAGTACACCCGCGAGGAGGAGTTCACGACGGCTTCGCCACGGCATCCGATGGCGTTGACGGTCAAGCTCGGCGCGAAGGCGGACGGGACGCTCACGGCGCTCCAGGTTCGCAATGTGTCGAACACGGGCGCCTACGGCAACCACGGCGGCGAAACGCTGTACGCGGGCGGCGCCGCCGTCATGATCTACCGCTGCCCCAACAAGAGGTACGACGCGTACTCCGTCTACACCAACACCGTTCCGAGCGGGGCGCTGCGCGGTTACGGGATGACGCAGCCGGCGTTCGCCGTGGAATCGGCGATGGACGAGCTGGCGCGCGCCGCGCACATCGATCCGCTCGACCTGCGACGACGCAACATCGTGCGGCCGGGCGATCCGCTGGTCGCCATGGGCGACGGGCCCGACGACGTGATGTTCACCGAGCACGGGCTGGCGCGGTGCATCGATCTCGTGGAGGGGGCCATGGCCGGTACGGCCGGTGAGCCGTCCCCCGGCCCCGGGTGGCTCGTCGGGACCGGCTTCGCGAGTTCCCTGCACGAGACCGCGCCCCCGACGGAACACCTCTCCGAGGCATGGGTGACCCTGGGCGACGACCTCGTCTACGAGGTGGCCGTCGGAACGGCCGAGTTCGGCGAGGGGACGTCGACCGCTCATGTCCAGATCGCGGCGACCCAGCTGGGCACGACTCCCTCGCGGATCCGCCTGGTGCAGTCCGACACCGACCGCACGGGATTCGACACCGGCGCCTTCGCGAGCGCGGGGCTCTTCGTGGCGGGCAACGCGGTGCTTCGGGCGGCCAACGCCGTGCGCGACCGCATCCTGGAGTTCGCCGCCGCGCACACGGGTGTCCATCTCGTGATGTGCTCCCTGGACGACGAGGGCGTCGTCTGCGGCGACCAGCGCGTGTCGTTGGCGGAGGTCGTCGCGCTGGCCCGAGCGCGCGGCATACGGTTCACCGCCGCCCGCAAGGCCTACGGCTCGCCGCGAAGCGTCACCTTCAACACGCACGGGTTCCGCGTCGCCGTCCATCCGGTGACGGGTGAGATCCGCGTCCTGTACAGCGTCCACGCGACCGACGCCGGTGTCATCGTCAACCCCGCGCAGGTGCGGGGACAGGTGGAGGGCGGTGTGGCCCAGGGTCTCGGCTTCGCGCTGACCGAGAACTACCAGGTCGACGCGGACGGTGTCATGGTCAACCCGAACCTCCGCAACTACCGCATCCCCACCTATGCCGATGTCCCCCGCACCGATGTGCTCGCGGTGGACTCGGCGGACTCCTACGGGCCGCTGCGGTCGAAGGGGATGGCGGAGTGCTGTATCAACCCGGTGGCCCCCGCGTTGGCGAACGCGCTCCACGACGCCACGGGGGTCCGCTACCGCGCGCTGCCCCTGACCCCGGAACGGATCTACCGCCGGCTCACCGAGCGCCAGTCGGCGTCGCGGCCCTGA
- a CDS encoding MauE/DoxX family redox-associated membrane protein, which translates to MGIGIRCLIGTVFLVSSFSKVAGRGAFAAFTTSIRDMGLLPRALVRPAAWAVVIAEFAVWALLAVPAPVPAAVGFVIALGLLVAFAIGITAVVRRGVRAPCRCFGVSATPLGPRHVVRNILLAVASALGAVAVFSTGALQVAGVAVAVPCGLLLGGLTVALDDLFVLFQPVRTAPAAARGLR; encoded by the coding sequence ATGGGAATCGGTATCCGGTGCCTGATCGGGACGGTCTTCCTGGTCTCCTCGTTCAGCAAGGTCGCCGGGCGCGGCGCGTTCGCCGCCTTCACGACGTCGATACGCGACATGGGCCTGTTGCCGCGCGCGCTGGTGCGACCCGCGGCCTGGGCGGTGGTGATCGCCGAGTTCGCCGTGTGGGCGCTGCTGGCGGTGCCGGCGCCGGTCCCCGCCGCCGTCGGTTTCGTGATCGCCCTGGGCCTGCTGGTGGCCTTCGCGATCGGCATCACGGCGGTGGTGCGGCGCGGGGTCCGCGCGCCCTGCCGGTGCTTCGGCGTGTCCGCGACTCCCCTGGGTCCCCGGCACGTCGTACGGAACATCCTCCTCGCGGTGGCCTCGGCGCTCGGCGCCGTGGCGGTGTTCTCCACCGGCGCGCTCCAGGTGGCCGGAGTGGCGGTCGCGGTGCCGTGCGGTCTCCTGCTCGGCGGTCTGACCGTCGCGCTGGACGACCTGTTCGTCTTGTTCCAACCGGTTCGTACAGCCCCGGCGGCTGCTCGCGGACTCCGTTGA
- a CDS encoding TlpA disulfide reductase family protein, producing MPFLIAAVILVGVLCVLDLILTLGVVRRLREHTELLANANSGLPAGIAVGEEIGDFTAATVDGETLRRADLDGETVVAFFSPTCQPCRRKMPKFVEFAKAMPGGRDRVLAAVIGDPDEAAEFAAQLGPVARVVVEGDDSGLVEAFRTSAFPTLLRVSPDEAGRLVVKATDVRLDRPALVA from the coding sequence ATGCCATTTCTGATCGCGGCCGTCATCCTCGTGGGCGTGCTCTGCGTGCTGGACCTCATCCTGACGCTCGGCGTGGTCCGGCGGCTGCGGGAGCACACCGAACTGCTGGCCAACGCCAACAGCGGCCTCCCGGCGGGCATCGCGGTGGGTGAGGAGATCGGCGACTTCACCGCCGCCACCGTGGACGGCGAGACGCTGCGCCGTGCCGACCTGGACGGCGAGACCGTGGTGGCCTTCTTCTCCCCGACCTGCCAGCCGTGCCGGCGGAAGATGCCCAAGTTCGTGGAGTTCGCCAAGGCGATGCCCGGCGGGCGTGACCGGGTGCTGGCCGCCGTGATCGGTGACCCCGACGAGGCCGCGGAGTTCGCCGCCCAGTTGGGCCCGGTGGCGCGCGTGGTCGTGGAGGGCGACGACAGCGGCCTGGTGGAGGCGTTCCGCACCTCGGCGTTCCCGACGCTGCTGCGGGTGTCCCCGGACGAGGCCGGCCGGCTCGTGGTCAAGGCGACCGATGTGAGGCTGGACCGGCCCGCGCTCGTGGCATGA
- a CDS encoding XdhC/CoxI family protein produces MLEIAGELHRWLGQGRDFAVATVVAVGGSAPRQPGAALAVDGEGSAVGSVSGGCVEGAVYELCRQTLRDGAGCVERFGCGDEDAFAPGLTCGGVVDILLTPVSAGSPVREVLAAAVAAVVRGDAVAVARIAEGPAESMGRALVVRRDGAYQGGLGGPAEWDRVVAGAARDLLDAGRTGTVEIGADGFRRGRPLTVFVESSLPAPRMIVFGAVDFASALARVGKFLGYHVTVCDARPVFATRLRFPAADEIVVQWPHTYLASTDVDGRTVLCVLTHDAKFDVPLLELALRLPVAYVGAMGSRRTHEDRDRRLREVGVTERELARLHSPIGLDLGARTPEETALSIAAEIVAHRHGGSGGSLTGARTPIHHDAPLV; encoded by the coding sequence ATGCTGGAGATCGCCGGCGAGTTGCACCGGTGGCTCGGGCAGGGGCGGGACTTCGCCGTCGCCACCGTGGTGGCGGTCGGTGGCAGCGCGCCCCGCCAGCCGGGCGCGGCGCTCGCCGTCGACGGCGAGGGCTCGGCTGTCGGGTCGGTCTCCGGGGGATGCGTGGAGGGCGCCGTGTACGAGCTGTGCCGGCAGACGCTCAGGGACGGCGCAGGGTGCGTCGAGCGCTTCGGGTGCGGCGACGAGGACGCCTTCGCCCCCGGACTGACCTGCGGCGGGGTCGTGGACATCCTGCTCACCCCGGTCAGCGCGGGCTCTCCCGTCAGGGAGGTTCTCGCGGCCGCTGTCGCCGCCGTCGTGCGCGGGGACGCGGTGGCGGTCGCGCGGATCGCCGAGGGGCCGGCCGAGTCGATGGGCCGCGCGCTGGTCGTCCGCCGGGACGGCGCGTACCAAGGCGGCCTGGGCGGCCCCGCGGAGTGGGATCGCGTCGTGGCGGGCGCGGCCCGCGACCTGTTGGACGCCGGCCGCACCGGCACCGTCGAGATCGGCGCGGACGGGTTCCGCCGCGGGCGGCCGCTGACGGTGTTCGTCGAGTCGAGCCTGCCCGCCCCCCGGATGATCGTCTTCGGTGCCGTCGACTTCGCCTCCGCGCTGGCGCGGGTGGGCAAGTTCCTCGGCTACCACGTGACCGTGTGCGACGCCCGTCCGGTCTTCGCGACACGGCTCCGCTTCCCGGCGGCGGACGAGATCGTCGTCCAGTGGCCGCACACCTACCTCGCGTCGACCGATGTCGACGGCCGCACCGTGCTGTGTGTCCTCACCCATGACGCCAAGTTCGACGTGCCCCTGCTGGAGCTGGCGCTGAGGCTTCCCGTCGCGTACGTGGGCGCGATGGGCTCCCGGCGCACCCACGAGGACCGCGACCGGCGGCTGCGCGAGGTCGGCGTCACCGAGCGGGAACTCGCCCGGCTGCACTCGCCGATCGGCCTCGACCTCGGCGCCCGTACCCCCGAGGAGACCGCCCTGTCGATCGCGGCGGAGATCGTCGCCCACCGGCACGGCGGCAGCGGTGGCTCGCTGACCGGCGCGCGCACCCCGATCCACCACGACGCACCGTTGGTGTGA
- a CDS encoding ABC transporter ATP-binding protein, protein MRTGDDRPDAVEGREPAGPGMARRLGVVWALAARAAPGTLALYGTLTLATGALPVATAWLTKLVLDGLVGHASAGELMWLALGLAAAGTVSRVAPQLAQYLRAQLERAVALRAQDRLFAVVETFAGLRRFENPSFLDRLRFAQEAGRSAIPQAVDGALGVVGSSITIIGFVGSLYLLSPVMTAVVLLSGVLAVLVEVALSRRKARLLWQVQGAERREFFYSDLLADVRAAKEVRLFGIGAFLRGRMLTERRRTNAVKRAIDRRELCAHLALGALAAAVSGGGLLWAVSAARAGTLSVGDVTVFVAAAVGVQAALAMLAEDVAGAHQALEMFGHFAAVTTAGPDLPTPSAPRPLPPLRRGIELRNVWFRYSEDHPWVLRGVDLRIPHGSSVALVGLNGAGKSTLVKLVCRFYDPTEGQILWDGVDIREVDPVDLRRRIGAVFQDYMHYDMTAAECVGLGDLETMDDRPRIEAAARKAGIHRKLSDLPRGYDTMLSRVFFMESEKDDPDTGVVLSGGQLQRLALARAFLRDRRDLMILDEPAAGLDAEAEHEIHTSLRRHREGRTSLLISHRLGAVRDADLIVVLGEGRVAERGTHAALMAADEGYARLFRLQASGYQTPSAERDEPIFTGGS, encoded by the coding sequence ATGAGGACGGGGGACGACCGGCCGGACGCCGTGGAGGGCCGGGAGCCCGCGGGGCCGGGCATGGCCCGACGGCTGGGCGTCGTCTGGGCGCTCGCCGCGCGGGCCGCCCCCGGCACTCTCGCGCTGTACGGCACGCTCACCCTCGCCACCGGTGCCCTGCCGGTGGCGACGGCCTGGCTCACCAAGCTGGTGCTGGACGGGCTGGTGGGCCACGCCTCGGCCGGGGAACTGATGTGGCTCGCCCTCGGCCTGGCCGCCGCCGGCACCGTCAGCAGGGTGGCGCCCCAGCTCGCCCAGTACCTACGGGCCCAGTTGGAGCGCGCGGTCGCCCTGCGGGCCCAGGACCGGCTGTTCGCGGTGGTGGAGACCTTCGCGGGACTGCGCCGGTTCGAGAACCCCAGCTTCCTCGACCGGCTCCGCTTCGCGCAGGAAGCCGGCCGGAGCGCCATCCCCCAGGCCGTCGACGGCGCGCTCGGCGTCGTCGGCTCCTCGATCACCATCATCGGCTTCGTCGGGTCCCTGTACCTGCTCAGCCCGGTGATGACGGCCGTCGTCCTGCTCTCGGGCGTGCTGGCGGTGCTCGTGGAGGTCGCGCTGTCGCGGCGGAAGGCCCGGCTGCTGTGGCAGGTCCAGGGCGCCGAGCGGCGGGAGTTCTTCTACAGCGACCTGCTGGCCGATGTGCGCGCGGCCAAGGAGGTCCGGCTGTTCGGCATCGGGGCGTTCCTCCGCGGCAGGATGCTGACCGAGCGGCGCAGGACCAACGCCGTGAAGCGGGCCATCGACCGCCGGGAGCTCTGCGCCCACCTGGCCCTCGGCGCGCTGGCGGCGGCCGTCTCCGGCGGCGGGCTGCTGTGGGCGGTCTCGGCGGCCCGCGCGGGCACGCTCTCCGTCGGCGACGTCACCGTGTTCGTCGCCGCCGCGGTGGGGGTGCAGGCCGCGCTCGCCATGCTGGCCGAGGACGTCGCCGGCGCCCACCAGGCGCTGGAGATGTTCGGCCACTTCGCGGCCGTCACCACGGCGGGACCGGACCTGCCGACTCCGTCCGCGCCGCGCCCGCTCCCTCCGCTGCGCCGCGGGATCGAACTGCGAAACGTCTGGTTCCGGTACTCCGAGGACCACCCGTGGGTGCTGCGCGGGGTCGACCTGCGTATCCCGCACGGGTCGTCGGTCGCCCTGGTCGGCCTGAACGGCGCCGGGAAGTCCACGCTGGTGAAACTGGTCTGTCGGTTCTACGACCCCACCGAGGGCCAGATCCTCTGGGACGGCGTGGACATCCGCGAGGTCGACCCGGTGGATCTGCGGCGGCGGATCGGCGCCGTGTTCCAGGACTACATGCACTACGACATGACGGCCGCGGAGTGCGTCGGCCTCGGCGACCTGGAGACCATGGACGACCGGCCCCGCATCGAGGCCGCGGCGCGGAAGGCCGGCATCCACCGGAAGCTGTCCGACCTGCCGCGCGGCTACGACACCATGCTGTCCCGCGTGTTCTTCATGGAGTCCGAGAAGGACGATCCGGACACGGGGGTGGTGCTCTCCGGCGGACAGTTGCAACGCCTCGCCCTGGCCCGCGCCTTCCTCCGCGACCGGCGCGACCTGATGATCCTCGACGAGCCGGCCGCCGGGCTGGACGCCGAGGCCGAGCACGAGATCCACACCTCGCTGCGGCGCCATCGGGAGGGCCGGACCAGTCTGCTCATCTCGCACCGGCTGGGGGCCGTGCGGGACGCCGACCTCATCGTGGTGC
- a CDS encoding cation:proton antiporter yields the protein MLAVDSQILASRLRVPSLIVLLPVGFTAGALTEVIHPDRLVPDFTQLVSLAVAVILYDAGLGLELRALKGEVRRVVARLIMPGVLITWGAGLGLVAALFDVPFTVAVMIGVILVVSGPTVVGPLLDHVPPTERVRVTPAPVMLGNRPAHAGRTVCQPRRRSFDRPRPTGTGPLSGPTGAPDARLAAISRWPPGESPTWQGRPVLLYPENTSPRPPVFLRKSRPQGPYIRFRRSRFCRSQRASRLRSSCPVDIRRVRRAECPGADSERERRHVLVDRVR from the coding sequence GTGCTCGCCGTGGACTCCCAGATCCTGGCGAGCCGGCTGCGGGTCCCTTCGCTGATCGTGCTGCTGCCCGTCGGTTTCACCGCCGGGGCGCTCACCGAGGTCATCCACCCCGACCGGCTGGTACCCGACTTCACGCAGCTGGTGTCGCTCGCGGTGGCCGTCATCCTCTACGACGCCGGACTCGGCCTGGAGCTGCGGGCGCTGAAGGGTGAGGTCCGGCGCGTGGTGGCGCGGCTGATCATGCCGGGGGTCCTCATCACCTGGGGAGCCGGCCTGGGGCTGGTCGCCGCGCTGTTCGACGTCCCGTTCACGGTGGCGGTCATGATCGGCGTGATCCTCGTCGTCTCCGGGCCGACCGTGGTCGGTCCGCTGCTCGACCACGTCCCGCCGACCGAGCGGGTGCGGGTCACCCCGGCGCCCGTCATGCTAGGCAACCGCCCGGCGCACGCCGGGCGAACGGTGTGTCAGCCGCGGCGCCGTTCATTCGATCGGCCGCGACCGACGGGCACCGGTCCCCTCAGCGGCCCGACGGGCGCCCCCGACGCCCGACTCGCCGCCATATCCCGGTGGCCACCGGGCGAATCCCCGACGTGGCAGGGCCGGCCTGTCCTGCTATATCCTGAAAACACATCTCCGCGCCCGCCGGTCTTTCTCAGGAAGTCTCGACCGCAGGGGCCATACATTCGATTCCGTCGCTCGAGGTTCTGCCGCTCCCAGCGCGCATCGCGCCTCCGCTCCTCGTGCCCCGTCGACATTCGACGAGTACGTCGAGCTGAATGTCCAGGAGCGGACTCTGAACGCGAGCGGCGGCACGTGCTGGTCGATCGAGTTCGGTAG